A window of Cellulomonas wangleii genomic DNA:
GCCAGGAGGCGTCCGCCCTGCTGGCACGCACACCGCTCGTCTGAGCAGCCCGCCGGATCCCTGATCAGCGCGGCCGGGCCGACCGGCGGACCGGACGTGCGCGCCCCGGCGCGCCGGTAGACTCCCGGGTCATGGCACGCGAGCGCTCCAGGTCCCCGCAGAGCCCCCCCGAGAGCACGGCGAAGGGCAGCGGGAAGGTCAAGAAGACCCGCTGGTACCACCAGCTCTGGCAGGCGTACCAGATCACGCGCCAGACGGACCCTGCCGTGACGTGGATCATGCTCGGCGTCCTCGTCGGGATCATCGCCGTCGGCGTCCTGGTCGGCCAGCTCATCGGCCAGCCGGTGTACGTGCTGGTCCTCAGCATCCCGTTCGCCGTCCTGGGCGCCATGTTCGTCCTCGCGCGGCGCGCCGAGACCGCCGCCTACAGCCGCATCGAGGGCCAGCCGGGGGCGTCGCTCGCCGCGCTGGGCACGCTGCGGCGCGGCTGGACCTTCACGCAGGAGCCCGTGGCGGCCGACCCCCGCACGCAGGACCTCGTGTTCCGCGGCGTCGGCAAGCCGGGCGTGGTGCTCGTCGGCGAGGGTCCCCCGCACCGCATCGGCAAGCTGCTCGAGGCGGAGCGCAAGCGCACGGCGCGCGTCGTGTCGGGTGCCCCCATCCACCTCATCCAGGTGGGCGACGGCGACGGTCAGGTCCCGCTGCGCAAGCTGCCGCGCACCGTGACCAAGCTGAAGGGCCAGCTCACCAAGGACGAGGTGGCCGTCGTGCTGCGCCGCGTGACCTCGCTGGGCGGCGCGCGGCTGCCCGTCCCGAAGGGCATCGACCCGATGCGCGCACGTCCCGACCGCAAGGGCATGCGCGGGCGCTGACGCGCGGCGGACCGGCCGAGGTCGGCTCAGCGTCGGACGAGCACCGTGCCTGCGGCGC
This region includes:
- a CDS encoding DUF4191 domain-containing protein, with product MARERSRSPQSPPESTAKGSGKVKKTRWYHQLWQAYQITRQTDPAVTWIMLGVLVGIIAVGVLVGQLIGQPVYVLVLSIPFAVLGAMFVLARRAETAAYSRIEGQPGASLAALGTLRRGWTFTQEPVAADPRTQDLVFRGVGKPGVVLVGEGPPHRIGKLLEAERKRTARVVSGAPIHLIQVGDGDGQVPLRKLPRTVTKLKGQLTKDEVAVVLRRVTSLGGARLPVPKGIDPMRARPDRKGMRGR